A genomic stretch from Sphingobacterium sp. ML3W includes:
- a CDS encoding helix-turn-helix transcriptional regulator: protein MGVAFQEEKIHEGKNLKKIREIMGMKQEALGQKCESKFDQRRISEFENSWTISEPALKELAEALGVTVEFIRAFNEEKAIYNIQNNNSFTVSENSFGLSNQPNVTYNSVGKIETLLEKLVQDDAVKTQAILDLTKVVADLAEEVKRLKKK from the coding sequence ATGGGTGTTGCATTTCAAGAAGAGAAAATCCACGAAGGAAAAAATCTAAAAAAAATTCGTGAAATCATGGGTATGAAACAGGAGGCTTTGGGACAAAAATGCGAAAGCAAATTTGATCAGAGGCGAATTTCTGAGTTTGAAAATTCATGGACCATTTCTGAACCAGCTTTAAAGGAGTTAGCCGAAGCATTAGGTGTGACTGTAGAATTCATCCGTGCCTTCAATGAAGAGAAAGCGATATATAATATTCAAAATAATAATTCGTTTACAGTATCGGAGAATTCATTTGGACTTAGCAACCAACCTAATGTCACATATAACAGTGTTGGTAAAATTGAGACACTTTTAGAAAAACTTGTTCAGGACGACGCTGTTAAAACTCAAGCAATTTTGGATTTGACAAAAGTTGTTGCTGATTTAGCAGAGGAGGTGAAGAGGTTAAAGAAAAAGTAA
- the blaOXA gene encoding class D beta-lactamase, which yields MKSIKIYSLLTCLIVILLVSFKSTPRKIIREDFKQFYDNYKVRGSFIMYDQKNDQYTIYNQEQISVPFTPASTFKICNSLISLETGVVKDQYAVFKWDGKERQLAVWNKDTDMKDAFKNSTVWYYQELARHIGERRMKNWLDKAKYGNADITGGIDGFWLSGKLRITPNEQVDFLRRLHDDKLPFSKRSMDIVKDIMIVKDTLGSVVRAKTGSGKQDQQYVGWYVGYVTTKDNIYYFSNCIQSTNKNPDFGKARFEILSDILDELKVLQK from the coding sequence ATGAAATCTATAAAAATCTATTCCCTTCTAACTTGCCTAATTGTAATTTTACTAGTCTCTTTTAAATCCACACCTCGTAAAATAATCCGGGAAGATTTTAAACAATTCTATGATAACTATAAGGTGCGGGGCTCGTTCATTATGTATGATCAGAAAAATGATCAGTATACGATTTACAATCAAGAACAAATATCTGTACCGTTTACTCCAGCATCTACATTTAAGATATGCAATTCATTAATATCGTTAGAAACCGGAGTTGTTAAAGACCAATATGCTGTCTTTAAATGGGATGGAAAAGAACGTCAGCTTGCAGTATGGAATAAAGACACGGATATGAAGGATGCATTTAAAAATTCTACCGTATGGTATTATCAAGAGCTAGCAAGACATATAGGTGAGAGACGAATGAAGAACTGGCTGGATAAAGCAAAATATGGTAATGCGGATATTACTGGCGGTATTGATGGTTTTTGGTTATCGGGTAAACTGAGGATCACACCCAATGAGCAAGTTGATTTTCTACGGAGACTTCATGATGATAAGCTTCCTTTCTCCAAACGATCAATGGATATTGTAAAGGACATAATGATTGTTAAGGATACACTGGGTTCTGTCGTAAGGGCGAAGACTGGATCTGGCAAACAAGATCAACAATATGTGGGTTGGTATGTTGGTTACGTCACAACTAAAGATAATATTTATTATTTTTCAAATTGTATCCAGTCAACTAATAAAAATCCTGATTTTGGAAAAGCAAGATTTGAAATTCTAAGTGATATTCTTGATGAATTGAAAGTGTTACAGAAGTAA
- a CDS encoding thioredoxin domain-containing protein, which yields MKKHSIISCILIFTLSMFAIGGYAQTSGKLNVGDPAPAISYSKWLKGKQFDSFDPAQIYVMEFWATWCSPCKAAMPHLTVLQKQYEGKITFVGVNVWEKIPKGQSYETVVPAVEKFVRGNDANMGYSVIVDDKDQGMGNKWLRAAGQNGIPASFIVKENHIIWVGHPGQLDSIIPQVLGGSYDMKVFKEKSDKAAQKAREESEAMMAMFNPIQEALTAKDHKKAFELMDKLVAEKPDFKISMSLLKFKTLLTDVDEKQAIAFATEFQKEYKTAPSLFLGEVYKTDNLSKETYAWVADNFGSATEVSNPLILDALATCYAKAGQYEKAADNQAKALAIAEKALKDGEMVGTVMDYTVEEYKKKLAEYKNKM from the coding sequence ATGAAAAAGCATTCTATAATAAGCTGCATCCTGATCTTCACATTATCAATGTTTGCTATTGGCGGCTATGCACAGACAAGTGGAAAGTTAAATGTAGGTGATCCCGCCCCGGCAATCAGCTATTCGAAGTGGTTGAAAGGGAAACAGTTCGACTCGTTTGATCCAGCGCAAATCTATGTGATGGAGTTTTGGGCTACCTGGTGTAGCCCTTGTAAAGCAGCTATGCCCCATCTTACCGTTTTACAAAAACAATATGAAGGTAAGATTACCTTTGTAGGTGTCAATGTATGGGAAAAGATTCCAAAAGGTCAGTCTTACGAAACGGTAGTTCCGGCGGTGGAAAAATTCGTGCGTGGGAATGATGCCAATATGGGTTATAGTGTTATTGTCGATGATAAAGACCAGGGTATGGGTAATAAATGGCTGCGGGCAGCTGGGCAAAACGGAATACCAGCGAGTTTTATAGTCAAAGAAAATCATATTATTTGGGTTGGACACCCCGGTCAATTGGATTCTATCATTCCACAAGTATTAGGTGGGTCTTATGATATGAAGGTGTTCAAGGAAAAGTCTGATAAAGCTGCTCAGAAGGCCCGGGAGGAAAGTGAGGCTATGATGGCTATGTTCAATCCAATTCAGGAGGCTTTAACAGCTAAAGATCACAAAAAAGCATTTGAGTTAATGGATAAATTGGTTGCTGAAAAGCCAGACTTTAAAATTTCCATGAGCCTTCTTAAATTTAAGACATTGTTGACCGATGTAGATGAGAAGCAAGCCATTGCCTTTGCCACAGAATTTCAAAAAGAATATAAAACTGCACCATCGTTATTTCTGGGAGAGGTGTATAAAACAGATAACCTTTCCAAAGAAACCTATGCATGGGTCGCAGACAATTTTGGCAGCGCGACAGAAGTGAGCAATCCATTGATTTTAGATGCATTGGCAACCTGTTATGCAAAAGCTGGTCAGTATGAAAAAGCGGCGGATAATCAAGCTAAAGCTTTAGCGATAGCTGAAAAAGCGCTTAAAGACGGAGAAATGGTAGGTACCGTGATGGATTATACAGTAGAAGAATACAAAAAGAAATTGGCTGAATATAAAAATAAAATGTAA
- a CDS encoding SusC/RagA family TonB-linked outer membrane protein, with translation MKLVFFIMTCMLMHTYGASYAQRVTIMERNASLEKIIKQLRQQTGYDFLLDKAIFQQHRSIHLDLQNISLDQALQSLTKGRDLAFSIEGKSVVITSLKKPKLKDESTDSGLSMQQGLAGLVVGEKSIPLAGATVKIKRTNQVSATDNKGFFRFDRLEVNDILEVSYVGYETSETTVTAGQLAQKEYMIINMKPTLRSLDEVKVVNTGFQKISRENITGSVTTVTSKDIEKRNSINVMDNLEGIVPGLVQYQGKATIRGTSTMEASTGILVVVDGLPIEGSIADVNPYDIETVTVLKDAAAAAIYGARASNGVIVISTKKATEKGRTTVEASANVTVTEKPDYSYNNFMSPGQQVDWESNYYKWWFSGGSGTVKQPIQDFESNIATGQAITPVQYTYYQLNTNRINQSELDARLKNYKENDFAKEYHDHALLKGVTQQYNLALRTNTSKAQNSFVLNYMNDNKGIINAFDRRINLHYKGGYSVDKWLDIDYGINSVIGRVRTHNNQFALTPFNVPSYFRLFNDDSSRAYYTNNRFNVYNTIAESRPELQSALFNHMDELERDFVNTSTLNTRYYLNLNIRPFNGLSLQPMFQYEDIRTDVSGYSEEDSYTMRWLHNVYTYRYEDPVTKAVSYPSYIPKGGKLATSHLRSPNYTARFQANFDRTFNRHRFIALAGIEFRQTRSYGTNGVLLGYDDQLQTQLTNVVNFDAMDEKKMGTLWNANYPLYQYHFGEAVSMGLQKDIMHRFASGYANLTYTYDQKYNLFGSIRKDYADLFGGDEKYRGRPLWSVGVSWVASNEDFIKQYTWIDYLKVRTSYGLTGNIRNVSALLVGTAGINNLTQEPNATVSNPPNPQLRWEKTATANIGIDFSLVESRLRGTLDWYRRKGTDLFAQKRLDPSEGFASMVINNASMVNNGVEFNLSYDWFRATSRETFGWTSNLTGAYNQNRITDVDELTRNPITLAAGDSYRKGYPVNSLFSFRFAGLDDMGMAQWYNTAGVPTKATLGPTDADAIVFSGSGDPKITMGFNNDFSYRGFTLSIFAMYYGGHYFRARPVPLAYPSANYGAMPSYLLDSWTPENTDTDIPGSGQYYQIAPSNQYYYSDNLVRSADFIKIRNIALGYLLPADLATRIKARNLKLRFQINNPRSLWIRQKDVHVDPETGGAPLQTSFVFGINANF, from the coding sequence ATGAAATTAGTTTTTTTTATCATGACATGTATGTTGATGCATACCTACGGGGCCTCGTATGCACAACGTGTCACGATAATGGAGCGAAATGCCTCCTTAGAAAAGATCATAAAACAGCTGCGGCAACAGACGGGATATGACTTTTTGCTGGACAAGGCTATTTTTCAACAACATCGATCGATTCATCTCGATCTTCAGAATATAAGTCTTGATCAGGCTCTGCAATCACTTACAAAGGGGCGTGATCTCGCCTTCTCTATTGAAGGAAAGTCCGTTGTGATCACAAGTCTAAAGAAGCCTAAGTTAAAAGATGAATCGACTGATAGCGGGCTGAGCATGCAGCAAGGATTAGCAGGTTTGGTGGTGGGAGAAAAGTCTATCCCTTTGGCAGGTGCTACAGTGAAAATAAAAAGAACCAATCAGGTCTCAGCTACAGACAACAAAGGTTTTTTTCGTTTTGATCGGCTTGAGGTCAATGATATTCTTGAGGTGAGCTATGTGGGCTACGAAACCAGCGAAACGACAGTGACAGCTGGACAATTAGCGCAAAAAGAGTATATGATCATCAACATGAAGCCTACGCTGCGCAGTCTGGACGAAGTAAAAGTTGTCAATACCGGTTTTCAAAAGATCAGTAGAGAAAATATTACCGGTTCCGTGACTACTGTGACCAGCAAAGATATCGAAAAACGCAATAGTATCAACGTGATGGACAATCTCGAAGGCATCGTTCCCGGCTTGGTGCAGTATCAAGGCAAGGCCACTATTCGCGGTACCAGCACAATGGAGGCTTCAACAGGTATTTTGGTTGTTGTCGATGGTTTGCCAATCGAAGGATCCATTGCGGATGTCAATCCCTATGATATAGAAACGGTGACCGTGTTAAAAGATGCTGCGGCTGCAGCCATATATGGTGCCAGAGCCTCCAATGGAGTGATTGTCATATCGACAAAAAAAGCAACAGAAAAGGGGAGAACTACTGTTGAAGCTTCGGCCAATGTGACAGTTACCGAAAAACCGGATTATAGCTATAACAATTTTATGTCGCCGGGCCAGCAGGTAGACTGGGAGAGCAATTATTATAAATGGTGGTTCAGTGGCGGTAGTGGAACAGTTAAGCAACCTATTCAAGACTTTGAAAGTAATATCGCCACCGGGCAGGCAATTACCCCTGTCCAATATACATATTATCAGCTCAACACCAATCGCATTAATCAATCTGAACTCGATGCACGATTAAAAAATTATAAAGAGAATGATTTTGCAAAAGAATATCATGATCATGCCCTGCTGAAAGGTGTAACCCAACAATACAATCTGGCCTTACGGACAAATACCAGTAAAGCTCAAAATAGCTTTGTATTAAATTATATGAATGACAATAAAGGTATTATTAATGCATTTGATCGCCGTATTAATTTACACTATAAAGGCGGTTATAGTGTAGATAAGTGGCTTGATATCGATTACGGCATCAATAGTGTCATCGGGAGGGTTCGCACTCACAATAACCAATTTGCACTTACCCCTTTTAATGTTCCTTCTTATTTCAGATTGTTCAATGATGATAGTAGCAGAGCATACTATACGAACAATCGTTTTAATGTCTATAACACTATTGCCGAGAGCCGACCAGAACTACAGTCCGCTTTGTTCAATCACATGGACGAATTGGAACGCGATTTTGTGAATACTAGTACACTAAATACCCGGTATTATTTAAATTTAAATATCAGACCTTTCAATGGCTTGTCTTTGCAGCCGATGTTCCAATATGAAGATATCCGCACAGATGTATCGGGTTATTCGGAAGAAGATAGTTATACGATGCGGTGGTTGCATAATGTGTACACTTATCGGTATGAAGATCCTGTAACGAAAGCTGTTTCCTACCCATCTTATATTCCAAAAGGCGGAAAATTGGCCACATCCCATTTACGTAGTCCCAACTATACAGCGCGTTTTCAGGCCAATTTTGACCGTACATTTAACAGACATCGCTTTATTGCCCTGGCCGGTATTGAATTTCGCCAGACTAGGTCTTATGGCACAAATGGCGTCTTGTTAGGGTATGATGATCAGTTGCAGACCCAACTGACCAACGTGGTCAATTTTGACGCCATGGATGAGAAAAAGATGGGGACGCTTTGGAATGCGAATTATCCTTTGTATCAATATCATTTTGGTGAGGCTGTTTCCATGGGCCTTCAAAAAGACATTATGCACCGCTTTGCCTCTGGGTATGCTAACCTGACTTATACCTATGATCAAAAATATAATCTTTTTGGGTCTATACGTAAAGATTATGCTGACCTTTTTGGTGGAGACGAAAAATATAGAGGTAGACCACTTTGGTCAGTTGGTGTATCCTGGGTTGCATCCAATGAAGATTTTATCAAGCAATATACTTGGATTGACTATTTAAAGGTTCGGACATCATACGGGTTAACGGGCAATATCCGGAATGTAAGTGCACTTTTGGTGGGAACAGCAGGGATCAACAACTTGACCCAAGAGCCCAATGCTACAGTCTCCAATCCACCGAATCCGCAATTGCGATGGGAAAAGACAGCTACGGCCAACATCGGTATCGATTTTAGCCTTGTCGAAAGTCGTCTACGGGGTACCCTAGATTGGTACCGTCGCAAGGGGACAGATCTATTTGCACAGAAAAGGCTTGACCCATCCGAAGGCTTTGCATCCATGGTTATCAACAACGCCAGCATGGTCAATAACGGAGTGGAATTCAATTTGAGTTATGATTGGTTTAGAGCCACTTCACGGGAAACATTTGGCTGGACGAGTAATTTAACAGGGGCTTATAATCAAAACCGCATTACTGATGTAGATGAATTGACTAGAAATCCGATTACGCTGGCAGCCGGTGATTCGTACCGTAAAGGATACCCTGTAAATTCATTGTTCTCTTTTCGTTTTGCAGGACTTGATGATATGGGCATGGCACAGTGGTATAATACAGCTGGTGTACCGACTAAGGCAACATTGGGTCCCACAGATGCAGATGCTATCGTTTTTTCAGGCAGCGGTGATCCTAAGATCACGATGGGATTTAACAATGACTTTTCATACAGGGGATTCACCCTCAGTATTTTTGCTATGTATTACGGTGGTCACTATTTTAGGGCTAGACCAGTACCATTGGCATACCCGTCAGCCAATTATGGTGCTATGCCATCTTATTTACTGGATAGCTGGACACCCGAAAATACTGATACAGATATTCCCGGAAGTGGCCAGTATTATCAGATTGCTCCTTCAAATCAATACTATTACTCAGACAATCTAGTGCGCAGTGCAGATTTTATTAAAATTAGAAATATAGCCTTAGGTTATTTATTGCCGGCAGATCTGGCAACAAGGATCAAAGCCAGGAATCTAAAGCTGCGGTTTCAGATCAATAATCCAAGATCATTATGGATCAGACAGAAAGATGTGCATGTAGATCCCGAAACTGGAGGAGCACCTCTTCAAACATCTTTTGTCTTTGGTATCAATGCAAATTTTTAA
- a CDS encoding FecR family protein: MEKKLGAELVEKYLSGTATQMEQRVVEEWYAFNRLDQSAIDSTEDFKRIKSAMWAIIDQRCQPQVRVLNKRKWIFYAAAVLLFIGILGIYKLQQRHREYEVANYTGPEIKAGHEGATLTLSDGSKIDLNTANVGEIMTEQGVVISKNAEGILVFTANHANPQPIKAARNTITTKNGEMYQVVLPDGSKAWLNAASSLTFDSNLATSAVRTVKLQGEGYFEVSKNSRPFIVATASQHVRVLGTHFNINAYAESKGLVKTTLIEGKVNVVSSSGERIIRPGEQAVNRLGQINVHEQDTEEILAWKNGFFKIDGNLHDIMLSIGRWYNMDVQFTADAPKSLNLWGYISRSNDLVTTLRQIERTNKVKFKIKERTLIVTN; this comes from the coding sequence ATGGAAAAGAAACTTGGAGCAGAGCTCGTAGAGAAATATCTTTCAGGTACGGCCACGCAGATGGAACAGCGTGTTGTCGAAGAATGGTACGCCTTTAACCGCCTGGACCAATCTGCTATCGACTCTACTGAAGATTTTAAAAGGATAAAATCAGCGATGTGGGCTATTATTGATCAGCGATGCCAGCCTCAAGTTCGGGTTTTGAATAAACGGAAATGGATATTCTATGCAGCTGCTGTTTTATTATTCATAGGCATTCTAGGTATATACAAACTGCAGCAACGCCATCGGGAATATGAAGTAGCCAACTATACAGGACCGGAGATCAAAGCTGGACACGAGGGTGCTACTTTAACGCTGTCCGATGGTTCGAAGATTGATCTCAATACTGCCAATGTAGGTGAAATCATGACGGAGCAAGGAGTCGTTATCTCCAAAAATGCAGAGGGCATACTTGTTTTCACGGCAAATCACGCCAATCCTCAGCCCATTAAAGCAGCTCGCAATACTATCACCACAAAAAATGGAGAAATGTACCAAGTCGTCCTTCCGGACGGTTCGAAAGCTTGGCTTAATGCCGCGTCTAGTTTGACTTTTGATTCCAATCTTGCTACCAGTGCTGTACGTACAGTTAAATTGCAGGGTGAAGGATATTTTGAAGTAAGCAAAAATTCTAGACCATTTATTGTCGCAACGGCATCTCAGCATGTTCGAGTCCTTGGTACGCATTTCAACATCAATGCCTATGCAGAATCAAAGGGGCTTGTCAAAACCACGCTTATTGAAGGGAAAGTCAATGTAGTGAGCAGTTCAGGAGAACGTATTATCAGACCTGGCGAACAAGCTGTCAACCGACTTGGGCAAATCAATGTCCATGAGCAAGATACGGAAGAGATTTTGGCGTGGAAGAATGGTTTCTTTAAAATTGACGGAAATCTTCACGATATCATGCTGTCCATAGGACGTTGGTACAATATGGATGTCCAGTTTACAGCAGATGCGCCAAAGTCGCTCAATTTGTGGGGATACATCTCCAGATCAAATGATTTAGTAACCACATTACGCCAAATTGAAAGAACAAACAAAGTAAAATTCAAAATTAAAGAAAGGACCCTTATAGTAACAAATTAA
- a CDS encoding IS3 family transposase (programmed frameshift), whose protein sequence is MKKSKFSEPQIIKILSLQESGQSVSDICREHGISQGTFYSWKSKYSGMEASQLKQMKDMERELAQYKKIVAEQALQITVLKDVIGKKALGPVEKRELVGYSREEFGTSLRQACKLFNISTSVYYYQAKRSDDSEVIEQLSILADLHRTWGFWMMYHRLRKLQFMWNHKRVYRIYTAMRLNLRNKRKKRLPARVKAPLLCPIGPNITWSLDFMHDTLSMGKSIRTLNIIDDFNREALSITVDTSLPAVRVVRELEKLVEWRGKPECIRSDNGPEFLAEVLQEWCSQNGIGWRFIQPGKPTQNSLIERFNRTFRQDVLDSYMFENLTAIRKFANASAWMYNNVRPHSSLGQLTPVEFLMKYGKQENFPTFQRDNNNKFDWNYLVLNIAS, encoded by the exons ATGAAAAAAAGTAAATTCAGCGAGCCACAGATCATTAAGATCTTATCACTTCAAGAATCAGGTCAATCGGTATCTGACATCTGTCGCGAGCATGGGATCAGTCAGGGAACATTTTATTCGTGGAAAAGTAAATACTCTGGAATGGAGGCTTCTCAGCTCAAACAAATGAAAGATATGGAACGAGAGCTGGCTCAATATAAAAAGATAGTTGCCGAACAAGCTCTGCAGATTACGGTTTTAAAAGATGTTATCG GAAAAAAAGCTCTAGGGCCTGTCGAGAAGCGTGAGCTTGTTGGCTACTCGCGAGAGGAGTTTGGAACCAGTCTTCGTCAGGCCTGTAAGTTATTTAATATCAGCACATCGGTTTATTATTACCAAGCCAAGCGCAGCGATGACAGTGAGGTAATAGAGCAATTATCCATCCTTGCGGATCTTCATCGTACTTGGGGATTTTGGATGATGTACCATCGTTTAAGGAAGCTACAGTTTATGTGGAATCACAAACGGGTATATCGTATTTACACTGCGATGCGGCTAAATCTGCGCAACAAGCGCAAGAAACGTTTACCAGCACGAGTAAAAGCTCCGCTATTATGCCCAATTGGGCCAAATATTACATGGAGTCTTGATTTTATGCACGATACACTATCTATGGGCAAGAGCATTCGGACACTGAATATCATAGATGATTTTAATCGGGAGGCATTATCTATTACGGTAGACACCAGCCTTCCTGCAGTCAGAGTGGTCAGAGAACTAGAAAAACTTGTAGAATGGCGAGGAAAACCGGAATGCATACGATCGGACAATGGCCCTGAGTTTCTTGCGGAGGTATTACAGGAATGGTGTTCCCAAAATGGCATTGGATGGCGTTTCATCCAACCAGGCAAACCGACTCAAAATAGTCTTATCGAAAGGTTCAATAGAACATTCAGACAGGATGTATTGGACAGTTACATGTTTGAAAACCTAACTGCGATCAGAAAGTTCGCCAATGCCTCGGCATGGATGTATAATAATGTCAGGCCACATTCTTCGCTAGGGCAACTTACACCTGTAGAATTTTTAATGAAATATGGAAAACAGGAAAATTTCCCAACATTCCAACGAGATAATAACAATAAATTCGATTGGAATTATTTAGTTTTGAATATAGCTAGTTAG
- a CDS encoding RagB/SusD family nutrient uptake outer membrane protein, producing the protein MKLRFKLYLLALFISLFGINGCAKYTDFVPKGQNLLNRADDLDQLMNVNYSGNLFNMNKLSLIVNDMYLLAYNVPNVISSNVLTMDKVLLTYDEAADRAALTPTDARYDGLYKNIAMVANIVLANADQASGDKKLLEQLKAEAYVLRSFMHFLLVNMYAKAYDPATASTDGGIPYVTDINFEKENAKVTVQEVYDKMLADIDAALAAEALPDRPKNSMRFGRGFAYALKAKILMSLRNYSGALEAVNNALAINNTLEDHRYLLSEPVMANRVLSRKGLIAPDNLFYAFSNTFDPSLLTPTYEILKDYYEPGNIIKDYTNVYNYQYGMIYVGLPDIPAWIAISYEGNSAGMTVSDLVLMKAECLIRSNKLSAGMEEIEKIRVRRIAPEVYAPLVVKDATEAMAYLKKVSRIEFLFTWRNFVDVKRWNTEAAYAETINRTIGGKTYVLKPNSPLWILPFPQSATQFNTTLTQNY; encoded by the coding sequence ATGAAATTAAGATTTAAACTATACCTTTTGGCCCTTTTTATTTCGTTGTTCGGAATAAATGGTTGTGCAAAATACACTGATTTTGTACCCAAGGGGCAAAACTTGCTCAATCGTGCCGATGACCTTGATCAGTTGATGAATGTAAATTATTCTGGTAATCTCTTTAACATGAATAAGCTTTCTCTGATTGTCAATGACATGTATCTACTGGCATACAATGTACCTAATGTGATTTCATCCAATGTATTGACCATGGATAAAGTGCTGTTGACTTATGACGAAGCTGCCGACCGTGCAGCGCTTACACCTACTGATGCACGATACGACGGACTTTATAAAAACATCGCCATGGTCGCCAATATTGTATTGGCGAACGCCGATCAGGCCAGCGGGGACAAAAAGCTTCTGGAACAGCTCAAAGCGGAGGCTTATGTGCTTAGATCTTTTATGCATTTCCTTTTGGTCAATATGTATGCGAAAGCGTATGATCCTGCCACGGCATCAACAGATGGCGGTATTCCCTACGTCACTGATATTAACTTTGAGAAAGAGAATGCCAAAGTAACAGTACAGGAGGTTTACGATAAGATGCTTGCAGATATTGATGCCGCATTGGCAGCAGAAGCATTGCCTGATCGGCCTAAAAATAGCATGCGGTTTGGGAGGGGATTTGCTTATGCTTTGAAAGCAAAAATTTTGATGTCTCTACGCAATTACAGTGGTGCATTAGAAGCCGTAAATAATGCGCTGGCAATTAACAATACATTGGAGGACCACCGCTATCTGTTGTCCGAACCGGTAATGGCCAATCGTGTTCTGAGCCGAAAGGGCCTCATTGCCCCGGATAATTTGTTTTATGCATTTTCTAATACATTCGATCCATCTTTGCTCACACCTACTTATGAGATACTAAAAGATTACTATGAGCCCGGAAATATTATTAAAGACTATACCAATGTCTATAATTACCAATATGGAATGATCTACGTTGGGCTTCCTGATATCCCTGCCTGGATTGCGATTAGTTATGAAGGAAATAGTGCCGGAATGACCGTATCAGATCTCGTGCTTATGAAAGCTGAGTGTTTGATCCGCAGCAATAAACTTTCTGCTGGTATGGAAGAAATTGAAAAGATCCGGGTCCGTCGCATTGCGCCAGAAGTGTATGCTCCACTCGTGGTTAAAGATGCCACCGAGGCGATGGCTTATCTGAAAAAAGTCTCACGGATAGAATTTCTATTTACCTGGCGCAATTTTGTCGATGTAAAGCGCTGGAATACCGAAGCGGCTTATGCGGAAACCATCAATAGAACTATTGGAGGTAAGACCTATGTCTTAAAACCTAATTCGCCGCTATGGATCTTGCCATTTCCACAGAGCGCCACCCAGTTTAATACAACACTCACACAGAACTATTAA
- a CDS encoding DUF6794 domain-containing protein yields MATLKFILLTLISVVLSLPFASAQNSLPRNLKEIASFLNINVSDSLKNVIKDIDQEELSEFTSDELNSEFELIDSLLSTRKSPLFRYLNNKGIHNFKKDVILEYYKLLLSDGYVKEDSILKSFKLKENKLKKEIKQRMNADTIAGIYIPKNLEDCFVQIDSFWDDSTKNKVREMTESEFMAGAHFGFGMWMRNNWGLWGGSRLSAYFAKRGIRHPDDMSGIILTSYYRKLKGKDPDVKSQLKYYKKYWTP; encoded by the coding sequence ATGGCGACACTAAAATTTATATTGCTTACACTTATATCAGTTGTTTTGTCACTGCCCTTTGCTTCTGCGCAAAACTCTCTTCCTAGAAATCTGAAAGAAATAGCTTCATTCCTAAATATTAATGTTTCGGACAGCCTAAAAAACGTAATCAAGGATATTGATCAGGAAGAGTTAAGTGAATTTACCAGCGATGAACTTAACAGTGAATTTGAATTGATTGACTCGCTCCTTTCAACCCGAAAATCTCCATTATTTAGATATTTAAATAATAAAGGAATCCACAACTTTAAAAAAGATGTCATTTTGGAATACTATAAACTGCTGCTCTCAGATGGTTATGTAAAAGAAGATTCTATCCTGAAGTCATTCAAACTGAAGGAAAACAAACTGAAAAAGGAAATTAAACAGCGAATGAATGCGGACACAATTGCCGGTATTTATATTCCGAAAAACCTTGAAGATTGCTTTGTCCAAATAGACTCGTTCTGGGACGATAGCACTAAAAATAAAGTAAGAGAAATGACAGAGTCAGAGTTTATGGCTGGCGCACATTTCGGATTTGGAATGTGGATGAGAAATAACTGGGGACTCTGGGGAGGTTCAAGGCTTTCCGCATATTTCGCCAAACGGGGAATAAGACATCCTGACGACATGTCCGGTATCATATTAACGAGTTATTATCGGAAATTAAAGGGGAAAGATCCCGATGTAAAATCGCAGCTAAAATATTATAAAAAGTATTGGACTCCATAA